A window of the Streptomyces luomodiensis genome harbors these coding sequences:
- a CDS encoding ester cyclase has product MTRTIEDLIGTFYAAFSGKPELLDDIVADDWDDIPLGPGQAPGRAGAAPLIKGVGEAFSDFRIVVHQIVDGRGPDGNGFVGVRGEMRGVHSGENFGVPATGREFQVRIHEFHELVDGRIVRTWHLEDWLEWFRQVDASPAH; this is encoded by the coding sequence ATGACACGCACCATCGAGGACCTGATCGGAACCTTCTACGCGGCGTTCAGCGGCAAGCCCGAGCTCCTCGACGACATCGTCGCCGACGACTGGGACGACATCCCGCTGGGTCCGGGCCAGGCCCCCGGCCGAGCCGGCGCCGCTCCGCTGATCAAGGGCGTCGGCGAGGCCTTCAGCGACTTCCGCATCGTGGTCCACCAGATCGTCGACGGCCGAGGCCCCGACGGCAACGGGTTCGTCGGCGTGCGCGGCGAGATGCGCGGCGTGCACAGCGGCGAGAACTTCGGCGTCCCGGCGACCGGGCGGGAGTTCCAAGTCCGGATCCACGAGTTCCACGAACTGGTCGACGGACGCATCGTCCGCACCTGGCACTTGGAGGACTGGCTCGAATGGTTCCGGCAGGTCGACGCCTCGCCTGCCCACTGA
- a CDS encoding NADP-dependent oxidoreductase: MKALQYTAYGRSPVVNDVPEPVPGPGEVLVRVAGAALNPLDVKIGAGHVQEYFPITFPSTVGTDLAGTVERLGSGVTGWSIGDAVITRTDPTAGGAVAEYAVVPATSLVAAPTTIPLDAAAGLATAAATAWQAVTEIAELKSGQKVLVHAGAGGVGSFVIQLARRAGAHVVTTASSAAAEIVRKLGADEIIDYTSVDFRTAVSDVDVVVDSVGGETEARSLDVLKPGGLLVSLPVPPDFERATARGLRAEFVFHASDAERLAKVVAVANEGFDIVVDRTVRLSGAADAFDYLAQGHAKGKVIVQP; this comes from the coding sequence ATGAAGGCATTGCAGTACACCGCATACGGCCGCAGCCCGGTCGTCAACGATGTTCCCGAGCCGGTCCCCGGGCCGGGCGAGGTCCTGGTCCGGGTCGCGGGGGCGGCCCTGAACCCGCTCGACGTCAAGATCGGCGCGGGCCACGTCCAGGAGTATTTCCCGATCACCTTCCCCTCGACCGTGGGCACTGATCTCGCGGGTACGGTGGAGCGACTCGGATCCGGTGTGACGGGCTGGAGCATCGGCGACGCGGTGATCACCCGCACCGATCCGACCGCCGGTGGAGCTGTCGCGGAATACGCTGTGGTCCCAGCGACAAGTCTGGTGGCAGCGCCGACCACGATTCCGCTCGACGCCGCCGCCGGCCTGGCCACCGCCGCGGCGACCGCATGGCAGGCAGTCACCGAGATCGCGGAGCTGAAGTCCGGCCAGAAGGTGCTCGTGCACGCAGGCGCCGGCGGCGTCGGCAGCTTCGTCATCCAGCTGGCCCGTCGCGCTGGTGCGCACGTTGTGACCACCGCGTCCAGTGCTGCTGCCGAGATCGTCCGGAAGCTCGGGGCCGATGAAATCATCGACTACACCAGCGTCGACTTCCGGACGGCAGTATCCGATGTCGATGTTGTCGTCGACTCGGTCGGTGGTGAGACCGAGGCTCGGTCGCTCGATGTCCTCAAACCGGGTGGTCTGCTGGTCAGCCTCCCCGTCCCGCCGGACTTCGAGCGTGCCACCGCTCGCGGGCTCCGCGCCGAGTTCGTCTTCCACGCTTCCGACGCCGAGCGACTGGCGAAAGTCGTCGCAGTAGCGAACGAAGGCTTCGACATCGTCGTCGACCGCACGGTCCGGCTCAGTGGTGCTGCGGACGCGTTCGACTACCTCGCCCAGGGCCACGCCAAGGGCAAGGTCATCGTCCAGCCATGA
- a CDS encoding helix-turn-helix transcriptional regulator, with product MDLAAFGEFLKSRRDRIRPGEVGLPESTRRRVPGLRRDEVAFLAGASVDYYNQLEQGRGAQPSEQMVAAFARALRLTEDERAHLYFLAGRPLPPRHGPSAHVHPGMLDLLERLPTTPAAVISDLHATLVQNRLAAALLGPIPRKKGVEASFVYRWFTDPEARLRYHPDEHDHQSRVFVADLRAVSARRGGDSEVRGLIRRLVSASSEFADLWAHQEVAVRRADRKRLMHPDLGAIELDCLSLLSEDGSQRLLWFTAPVGGDSAEKLKLLAVLGSQDIGTAKQSGSTLR from the coding sequence ATGGATCTGGCTGCATTCGGTGAGTTTCTGAAGTCGCGACGCGATCGCATCCGCCCCGGCGAGGTGGGGCTTCCTGAGTCGACACGACGCCGGGTGCCTGGGCTGCGCCGCGACGAGGTGGCTTTCTTGGCCGGCGCCTCGGTTGACTACTACAACCAGTTGGAGCAGGGCCGGGGCGCGCAGCCGTCCGAGCAGATGGTGGCCGCGTTCGCGCGGGCTCTGCGGCTGACGGAGGATGAGCGCGCGCATCTGTACTTTCTGGCCGGTCGTCCGCTGCCACCGCGGCACGGACCGTCGGCGCACGTCCACCCGGGGATGCTCGATCTGCTCGAACGCCTGCCGACCACCCCGGCGGCAGTGATCAGCGACTTGCACGCGACGTTGGTACAGAACCGCCTCGCTGCTGCGCTGCTCGGACCGATCCCCAGGAAGAAAGGCGTCGAGGCCAGCTTCGTGTACCGCTGGTTCACCGACCCTGAGGCCCGGCTGCGGTACCACCCCGACGAACACGATCACCAGTCGCGGGTCTTCGTGGCCGACCTGCGAGCGGTCTCGGCCCGCCGCGGCGGCGACAGTGAAGTGCGCGGACTGATCCGGCGGCTGGTCTCGGCGAGCAGCGAGTTCGCGGACCTGTGGGCTCATCAGGAGGTCGCCGTACGTCGGGCCGACCGAAAGAGGCTGATGCACCCGGACCTCGGCGCGATCGAACTCGATTGCCTCAGCCTGCTGAGTGAGGATGGTTCGCAGCGGCTGCTGTGGTTCACCGCCCCGGTGGGCGGCGACTCGGCGGAGAAGCTGAAACTGCTCGCCGTCCTGGGCAGCCAGGACATCGGGACTGCGAAGCAGAGCGGGTCGACTCTTCGCTGA